One region of Pagrus major chromosome 5, Pma_NU_1.0 genomic DNA includes:
- the areg gene encoding uncharacterized protein areg, with product MNTLVLTCLLCFVVCGALGTQGSGTVLSSELAGVTGGPASGEGLQLSDDDELEVDEELSGGDNENFNLHPNRDERRKKKGKGKRRNKSRSKSTTAFNPEHTFLTNGYTSTHSTTDDPCTSIYLGYCIHGHCQNIEGLSEPVCICIKGYDGERCATKTLGVKNTQPSQINHTELVQTVLVVIAVVLSVISCTAILLMTCAHYRSHKNFLASYLGTGAEQEKLQKPIGDVVV from the exons ATGAACACTCTCGTCCTCACCTGTCTCCTGTGCTTCG TAGTCTGCGGTGCTCTTGGTACTCAGGGATCTGGGACCGTGCTCTCCAGTGAACTAGCTGGGGTCACCGGGGGTCCGGCCTCTGGGGAGGGCCTCCAGCTGAGCGATGATGACGAGCTGGAAGTAGACGAGGAGCTTTCAGGAGGAGACAACGAAAACTTCA ACTTACATCccaacagagatgagagaaggaagaagaaaggcaAAGGCAAGAGGAGGAACAAGAGCAGGAGCAAAAGCACTACTGCTTTCAACCCGGAGCACACGTTCCTCACCAACGGATACACGTCGACTCACAGCACCACAGATGATCCCTGCACCTCCATCTACCTGGGCTACTGCATTCATGGTCACTGCCAGAACATAGAGGGCCTGTCGGAGCCCGTCTGCAT ATGTATCAAGGGTTACGATGGGGAGCGCTGCGCGACCAAAACCCTGGGCGTTAAAAACACCCAGCCCAGTCAGATCAACCACACCGAGCTGGTGCAGACGGTCTTAGTGGTCATTGCTGTGGTCCTGTCAGTCATCAGCTGCACCGCCATCCTACTCATGACCTGTGCTCA TTACAGGTCACATAAAAACTTCCTGGCATCCTACCTGGGAACTGGGGCGGAGCAGGAGAAGCTACAGAAACCCATCGGTGACGTTGTGGTGTGA
- the LOC140995648 gene encoding proepiregulin-like, producing the protein MSDRKMNRRFEPIGFQVCLRQEAHRLPSSYLIVILTVSLKRLQTSSSPQTVPAPPASGSEMDLTCKPAALLSLIGVTLLWPYVLTKSVSYSASLPAGQGEARPHVVKRSTQNCDSSYDKYCFNDGQCMLLVDINEHHCKCERGFYGPRCSNPELVVQPMGEEQIIVAIFCVSLLIIGLSGVLYFCCKWYKKNKFPRQQKRQGYKGVQTA; encoded by the exons ATGAGTGACAGGAAGATGA ACCGCAGGTTTGAGCCCATTGGTTTCCAGGTTTGTCTCCGACAGGAAGCGCATCGCCTGCCCTCTTCTTACCTAATAGTTATTTTGACAGTAAGTCTGAAGCGTCTCCAGACCAGCTCCTCTCCTCAGACGGTACCTGCGCCTCCTGCCAGCGGCTCTGAGATGGATCTGACCTGCAAACCTGCAGCGCTGCTCTCACTGATCG GTGTCACGCTGCTGTGGCCGTACGTTCTCACCAAGAGCGTCTCATACAGCGCCTCTCTACCTGCAG GTCAGGGAGAAGCGCGCCCTCATGTGGTGAAGCGGTCGACACAGAACTGCGACAGCTCGTATGACAAGTACTGCTTCAACGACGGACAGTGCATGCTGCTGGTGGACATCAATGAACACCACTGCAA GTGCGAGAGGGGCTTCTACGGCCCCAGGTGTAGCAACCCGGAGCTCGTCGTTCAGCCAATGGGAGAGGAGCAGATAATTGTCGCCATTTTCTGTGTGAGTCTGCTGATCATAGGCCTGTCCGGAGTGCTGTACTTCTGCTGCAAATG gtataagaaaaacaaattccCACGTCAGCAGAAGCGGCAGGGATACAAAGGAGTCCAGACTGCTTAG
- the epgn gene encoding epigen, producing MEEPLVLRSHRSCGSEYANWCENGGTCMFPQDSDKPSCICTSSYGGNRCMFFTDHTYSLPEVEQLIAIIFGVAMLISVLIIIIYCCAYKRCKKSAQLIKSAPSESSV from the exons ATGGAGGAACCTCTGGTTCTGCGCTCACACAGATCCTGTGGAAGCGAATATGCGAACTGGTGTGAAAACGGTGGAACGTGCATGTTCCCCCAAGACAGTGACAAACCTTCTTGCAT ctgcacgTCCTCGTACGGTGGGAATCGCTGCATGTTCTTCACTGACCACACTTACTCTCTGCCTGAGGTAGAGCAGCTGATTGCCATCATTTTTGGGGTAGCCATGCTCATCTCTGTCCTGATCATCATCATTTACTGCTGCGCCTACAAGAG gtgTAAAAAATCAGCACAGCTAATCAAGTCGGCGCCGTCTGAGTCGTCAGTGTGA